Proteins encoded together in one Rhipicephalus microplus isolate Deutch F79 unplaced genomic scaffold, USDA_Rmic scaffold_511, whole genome shotgun sequence window:
- the LOC142794843 gene encoding uncharacterized protein LOC142794843, which yields MNSMRHREVPLMSLFTADTQYVKKRKAVVASPGLVSVIMNVTHSADPIATLLIGAPVMRAMVPRRQGAYRWRWANQHHLNQATRCVENKMASSKAIAERVKTETAVLEPLFDAYRRSLADEIGLGVRLTQQYSNNELFYVLWAQGHCDDPLAEVVVNGVANNSAHFAKTFGCSRGDKLWSEDKCTFWT from the exons ATGAACAGTATGCGTCACCGCGAGGTTCCGTTGATGTCCCTCTTCACTGCCGAT ACTCAGTACGTGAAGAAGCGCAAGGCCGTCGTGGCATCCCCTGGTCTGGTGAGCGTCATAATGAACGTCACACACAGCGCGGATCCCATCGCTACTCTTCTCATTGGAGCACCCGTCATGCGAGCCATGGTACCACGTCGCCAGGGCGCGTACAGGTGGAGATGGGCTAACCAGCATCACCTGAACCAGGCTACCCGCTGTGTCGAGAATAAGATGGCATCGAGCAAGGCGATAGCCGAAAGG GTTAAAACCGAGACAGCCGTCCTGGAGCCATTGTTCGACGCCTACCGACGAAGCCTCGCCGATGAAATAGGCCTTGGAGTGCGCCTCACGCAGCAGTACAGCAACAACGAGTTGTTCTACGTGTTGTGGGCCCAGGGCCACTGCGATGACCCGCTAGCCGAAGTGGTCGTCAATGGTGTTGCCAACAACTCCGCCCACTTCGCCAAAACTTTCGGGTGCTCTCGCGGCGACAAGCTGTGGTCCGAGGACAAGTGCACCTTTTGGACATAG